A genome region from Flavobacterium sp. includes the following:
- the hisG gene encoding ATP phosphoribosyltransferase, translating to MSTLKIAIQKSGRLNEDSIQILKDCGISINNGIDQLKAEASNFPLEVLYLRNSDIPQYLIDGVVDLAIVGDNLLVEKGKNIEVVQRLGFSKCKVSVAVPKTFEYNSIQDLANLRIATSYPNTVTEYFSSFGLTVDIHQISGSVEIAPNIGLADAIVDIVSSGSTLFKNNLKEVEVILKSEAVLAVSPKVSPEIQKHIDTLKFRIQSVLRARNSKYILMNIPNEKIDAVGKILPVLRSLTVLPLAQEGWSSVHSVIDKDTFWDVIDQLKEVGAEGILVCPIEKMVL from the coding sequence ATGAGTACTTTAAAAATTGCAATTCAAAAATCTGGTCGTTTAAACGAAGACAGTATTCAAATCCTGAAAGATTGTGGTATTTCAATTAACAACGGAATCGATCAGTTAAAAGCCGAAGCTTCAAATTTTCCTCTTGAAGTTCTATACCTTAGAAATTCAGATATTCCGCAATACTTAATCGACGGAGTAGTAGATTTAGCTATTGTTGGCGACAACCTTTTGGTAGAAAAAGGAAAAAATATCGAAGTCGTACAGCGATTAGGATTCTCTAAATGTAAAGTTTCAGTAGCGGTTCCTAAAACATTTGAATACAATTCAATACAAGATTTGGCAAATCTGCGAATCGCAACTTCTTACCCAAACACGGTAACCGAATATTTCAGCTCTTTCGGACTTACAGTTGATATTCACCAAATTTCAGGTTCTGTAGAAATTGCACCAAATATAGGTCTTGCAGATGCTATAGTTGATATCGTGTCAAGCGGAAGTACTTTATTCAAAAATAACCTGAAAGAAGTTGAAGTTATTCTGAAAAGTGAGGCAGTTTTGGCAGTTTCTCCTAAAGTTTCTCCTGAAATTCAAAAACACATTGACACGTTAAAATTCAGAATTCAGTCTGTTTTAAGAGCAAGAAATTCAAAGTATATTTTAATGAATATTCCAAATGAGAAAATCGACGCAGTTGGAAAAATCCTTCCAGTTTTAAGAAGCTTAACCGTTCTGCCATTAGCTCAGGAAGGCTGGAGCAGTGTGCACTCTGTAATTGACAAAGACACTTTTTGGGATGTAATCGACCAATTAAAAGAAGTAGGAGCAGAAGGAATTTTAGTTTGCCCAATTGAG